The sequence TGCCAGGAAGCCAAGCAGGCACTCACCTCTGCACGCGCTATACAGGTTGCAGAGCCCATAGCGGGGGCCACGGGGCTGCCACCACCCAGGATAGCGCCTAGTTCATTAACCCCtagttcatttaatttcattgattGTTAACCCACACTTTGATTCTTAACAAAATCGTCTGTAAGGCACATGGGACCATGAACTTCTCCAATAACTGCGTGCTGACCAAACAGCCTCACTGTACTTTCAAAGTTTATATGAACactttttctgcccctttctatGTAATGATATCCCTCATCTATATTATCACCATTCTTTGCAGACAGTGTTTGGAAACCcactaaagatttaaaaaaatatttgaatatgaggtgtgatcaaaaaatagggtgaatgtttaaatttaaaaaaatttattacagtaaaagacacattaatcctctcaaaatactccccctcactttgaatacACGTATCCtatggttcttgccactttctgaaatagTTCTGCAACTCCTCtgtcgtgagtgtctttagttgtgctgtcatggctgcctcaatgtcctgaactgatttaaaatgtttacctttcatggtcattttaactttgggaaagagccagaagtcacacggtgccagatctggtgaataatgtggatgaagACACgccataatgtttttgacagaaattgccgtaccagaagctatgtgtgacacggagcattgtcatgatggaggatgaagacactcatgaaagaggacttccagaactgcttcagaaagtggcaagaacgatgggataagtatatttgaagcaaggggagtattaggttggtgcaaaagtaattgcagtttaaaaggttaaaaattgtaaaaaccgcaattacttttgcaccaacctaatattttttttggggggggcaattaatggcaatgtgtcttttactgtaatacatttttaaatgtaaacattcactgtattttttgatcacactttaCATATGCAAAGTACcaaataaaaatctcaagaaaccaattaaatttgtgatttaCTCAGTTCATCTCCTAACTTTGAAGGGACCTGTTTTCCTAGCTACTGAACGATTGCAGccattatataaattaatatctaTTTTCTGTCAACATacaatttaaacatttctgaaaagcaGATAGTGAAAGGACACTCTTGTCTCTAAAACaaccaagttttaaaatgaaattcctcCATTCGCCCAGCTCATGCCTCTTACTCTTTTCCCTGGCAACAAAGATGGACTTTGCGTCCTTGTGTCACAGTCGGCCACAATTTTCACCCTTCCAACGTCCTTCCTCTTGGATTTCTGTGCATTTCTCCTGGCCATGTCAATCCTTCCTCACTATTCAAACGTGTATTAAAAACGTGGAAATCTCAGCAAAAAAACACCATGAGGACTCTCTCATCTTTCCTCCATTAAACCAGTCCTCTCCATGTTGAGGAAAGCACCTTCTGAGTTGCCTTTCTGTTCAGTCAGTTTGCAAATATCCTAAGTCTGTTTCCTTCTGATGGATAGGTCCCCTCACTTCTCAGTGTGTTCCTGCAGCTAGTGGCTTCTCTCTGACATTATGTTGCTTAAACTTGGTGTGACCTCAGACGCAGCAGACCTCTGATCTGAGGAAGCTGAACATATTCCATTTTGACTTACCTATTACCTCTATCTGCGTAAAAGTGCGCTACTCCTCTAAGGAAAGAAATCACTGCTACAAATTAGAAGGGATGTGGCCACCTGTGATGGGGGGGTGGCCATTGGTTAATCCAGTCGTGGATGACAGAACCCCTTTCTCGGCTCTCCCTTCTCCCTATGGTCcctgggaggagaaagaaaggaggaaaaaaagagaaagagataggtggggaaaagggggaaggaaagggggagggagggaaggagagaaggagagagagagagagggagagacagagagagagagacagagagaaagaaacaaggaggCAAGGGAAATAGGTGGAGGCAGACACAGGGtaggggagaggaagaggcaggCTCTCAGTCGGTTGATGGCTGTACCTTGTGGGTAATTTTCTTAGGATCCCCAAACTCCAAAGATGGGTTCTTgatgtttgctttctctttttccctgttGGCCACTTCTATAGGAAGGGACTAAAACAGACACATCCTCCTAATTCCTTtatcccctcctttcccctcaatAACTCACATAAATTCAAGACTAAGCGTTCAATTCTCAAAGCCCAAGGGCTGTAAATGCTGACGCGGACTTTTGTTAACCTGAGAAAAACGGTTTTGTGGGCTTAGGCAATTGAACAATAAAAGCAGTGAAGTTCTCTGCAACGCCGTCTCCACAGAGCTCATGCTGTCTGGTTTGTGTGCTCCCACTGGATGTAGCAGCTCCATCTCCTAACTTCCCTCCATGTACACAGCCTCAGTCCATCCTCTAGCCCTCCATCCAGCAGGCTGGGCCCACCTTACTCCTGCTCCAACTCTTCATCCAGGTGTGAGAGAATAACCCTTTCGGGAACAGGGAACTCCGGCTGCTGCCTGCGCTCTTTCAACTCTTGGAATTAACTCTTCATTTCCAAATAGCCTCAAATCTAAATACTGAGAATTGTCACTTCTGCATTCCATAGCAACAACCTGAGGCACAATACATCAGTGGTCGTTCTCCTTTTCAAATGGTACAGAACAACGTAACCAGCTAAACAATCAGTGCATGACacattttgggggggaaggggtgatttaaaaaatattgttaaaatccCTGAATTCTTTATCCCCTCAGAAAACTACAAGTGAAACAGTTCAGCAGTCCGGGTGCTGTTAGGCCTTTGCATGGGGTGAGCACAGGCGGCACCCCCATTCCCAACAAACAAGCCACCTGTGGCCCAGGCCTGTTGGAGTGGCCATCCATCCAGTGGCCGCACTGCCAGCTTCTGGTAACAAGGAGCTCATTTCCTGCAGGCAGCACTTATGGCTAACTAAAGCAAACGTGTGAATGAAAACAACACAAGACAAAGCTATTACCTGAAATGAGAATGTGCTCTTATTTTTCCTAAAGGTTCAAATGAACATTCTATCAATTCCTTACCAATAAAACTCTTTATTGTAAGATTTACCCAACGGTAGTAAAAGTCTCGTCTGCAGCCGAGCAGGTATTTACCTTTGTTAGGACCAGGTCCTTGTCCAGGATTAAGAGGGGGGATGCGACCTTGTGCTCCCTGCTGCCCTAGGCCTGGTATCAGGGGTGGGGGGCCTGCGTTCTGTCCTTCctgaaaagatgtttttaaagtaGGGATGTGAAATCATAGGCTTGTACTTCATGAATAGCAATTTTATTATAACGTGACAAGATAAAAACACTTGGTTGCCCCAAAGCCTCCAGCTGTAAATATATAGCTAGTGACGTTACAGCAAAACTGTCCTTAAATTGGGGTAAAGGAGATACTTCTCTTATCGTAAAAGGAAATACTTATATTTTAGACCTGCTGATAGGTTTTATTTAAAGCTAGATCTTTACTTGTAATGCCAAGCAAGAACCTTAATGGAAAGTCAGAAATCATAACATACTAGTAACAACACTCTGCACAGAGGAGGGACTTCTGGCAAAAGGATAGGCCTGGGTGTCTGCCAGACAGGACAGGCAGACTATGCTCTCGCATCCATGGCTCTTTTCCAAGCACAGGAAAATCACCCATCCTCCAAGAGGTCAGGGCTAGGGGGctgtagggggtgggggagaaaggtGTCCGGGGTCCGCACTGCTTTCCTCCTctcacttccctctcccctctaCCTTCCAATCTGCCCCTTGCTCGGCACCTACTCTCAGTCACCTGGGATCGTGTTGGATGCATCAGGTTCTCGCAGCTTCTGATACAAACCTGCTCCTCTGACCCTCCCAATCTCCTTGTTCTGGAACCCCAGCTTGTCCCTAGTCTTCATATTCTGTATTTATATCTAACCATGTCTAAATTCTGATTTCCCACACTGTCCAGGAAACATGGATCAGGTCtcttgacaaataaataaataaacaaatgtgtgtgtgtgtgtgtgtgtgtgtgtgtgtatgtagctATGTGCTGCTAATCATCCCTTCATATAAAAATGCAGTTTGCACATTCTAAACTAATGACATGGGAGAGCAGCCCTGATAGGACGTGGAGCACGGCAGTTATAAACAGCCATCGTGATCTCAATGCTAGTAATTTCTATACTCATGCTTCCTGTCCCTTTTACCCACAGCTCCTACCAACATCTTTCACGCTGCTAATTTAACACCTGAAAGCAATTCCAGTAAAGTAAACCAATTAAAACAAGTGGTTTAATAACTAAACAATCGGTTTAAAAACATAGCTTGAGATTCATATTGTGATATATTTAATAGTCCACTTCATTATTCTTACTCCTTCAGCTGTGATGCTATTCTCAACCCACTATGACCCCCTGTGAGACACTTGTCCCAGCGATGACTGGCTTCACAGCACTTGAAGTGCCGCCTCAGTGCAGAGTGTATTTTCCCAATATGTAATGCCTTCAAGTTGAAAAGAAGTAATACCTGATTGAAGGGGGCCCGGGGCCCATCACCTAGCAGAGCTGTTTTCTGCTGCTGGAATGGTATTGGCCCTTGAGATGGATGTGGCCCTCTTGCCGGGTTCTGCTGTCCCTGAGGTCCAGGGGGTCCTGGCATGCCACCCTGGGGTGGAGGTCCCAAAGAGCCCTGTGGCAGCCCCTGCTGACCTTGTGAGCCTGCGGGCCCTCGCAATTCCTGGGGAGGCCCCAGCAGTGATCCTTGGGGTGGAGGCCCCTGCATGCCTCGCATCTCCTGAGGACCCCTCATTTCCTGAGGGCCGTGTCCCAGCAGTCCACTTGAAGGGTGAGGGCCTCTCATTTCTTGAGGTGGGTGGCCCATCATCATCCCTTGGGGAGCAGGCCCCTGATTCTCTCGAGGGCCTGGAGGACCCTGCATTCCTCTTGGATTCAGTCCCATCAAAGGTCCCTGAGACACAGGACCTTGGATCCCTTGAGACCCTGGCCCACCTTGTATCCCATGAGGATGAGGAGGTCCTTGCATTCCTCTGGGACCAGGTGGTCCCTGCATACCTTGAGTACCAGGAGGCCCCTGAGGGCCCATGTGACCCTGGGGACCAGGTGGGCCTTGGGGGCCTATGTGGCCTTGTGGCCCAGGTGGACCCTGAGGACCCATATGACCTTGAGGACCAGAATTACCCTGTGGCCCAGGTGGTCCCTGAGGTCCCAAAGGGCCATGAGGCCCAGGATGCCTTTGCATGCCTTGGGGCCCGTGCATGTCCTGGGGCCTCGGCAACCCCTGGGGTGGGCCTTGGGGCCCTTGTGGTCCCATGAATCCTTGTGGCCCCCCACCTCCCTGGTGCAGTGGAGGACCTTGTGGTCCCATTTGTCCCTGGGGTCCAGGCGGTCTAAACTGTCCCTGTGGACCTGGAGGCCCCATCTGAGCCATGTTCATTGGCATCTGCTGAGATGGATGGGGCTGTTGAAAACCTTGTGGGATCTGAGACATTGGACTTTGTCCTGGAAAGGGCTGGGGTCCGAGGAGAGGGGTGCCAGATGAAGGAGGAGGCTGAATTTGCTCAGCCTGTTTCTGTGCAAGTCTTTCAATTTTAAGttgctggaaagaaaaaaagaaagaaaaagcatactGAAAAATTAGCCAGAGCTGTAGAGGATGGCAATATACTGCCGTCACTTATTTCATTGGGGGAGCCTCAAAACAAACTGAGGCATCAACCCCTTAATGCCCCAACAGTAACTAGAGTTCATATAACATTCAGGTATTCTGAGAGTACTCAAGCTTCAACATTCACTCCAGACTGCCTCTTTTTAGGTGCTAGGAAACAGCAGTCAGGTTTATTTATATCCATCTTGATCAGGGAAAGCCCAATAATTTACTGGTGTTTTCTCATCCTTGCTGTCAAAGAtaggaaaaataacaaactacCTGCTCTAGAACTGAGGGATAAGAGTTTTTATCTGTGGAACAATAAGTgaatccaaatttaaaaaatgttggctttatcttttcttttaaaaatgtatgtttaactttggTCCACTCACTGCTTGACTGATCTGGTTAGAAACTAGCTTCCTAATGTAGCAATACGAAATGCTGGTGTTCTTCAGACCCGTCTGAGAGTCCCATCCCCTCTCCTCCAAGCCTATCAGTAAAAAATGCTACCACTACTTTCTGAGATCAGCTGGAACCCCCTGAAGAGCTTCACAAATACCTCCAGAAGCTGTGGGTTAGTGTACTGTAATGTGGCCATTTCTTGCTCAATTTctgcttgtgtttttttcttctcttccaattTAATGTCCTCTTTTCTGTCATTCAGTACCTCGTTTGGGGCAGGAATTGGAACCTTATTTTGCATCCAAGCCTtgggaaagaagagaatattaaaatatacctaagtGTGTAAATTATAATGACAGAATGAGAAAACCATTCTATAATATCATTGCCTCATTCCAACTTGCCAAATACAAGTTGGCTCACCTGgtatattatctttatttctaaTGCTAATTCTTATATCATACACAGGAATGGAATTAGGCAAGCACATTATGGGATAGAAATTATTAAACTGATAAAAGCTGTAAGATTTTGCATGTTACTAAGAATGTGAAGCTTGCCTGCCTCTTCAAAAGGGCACATACTTCGTGTTGAAGGGACAGATAATACAGAAGACAGACAGTGTAGAAAAGACACTCTCTCTGTCCATGCCTTTTTTCACCTTCCTCTGATAATGTGGATGACAGTAAGGAGGTGAGAACAAAAGAAGATCTAGAAAAGACTCATGACAAACTCAGCACTGACTGCAAAGCAACAGATGGGAACTATGTTTAAGAACGTCTGAAATATGTAAAGAATGTTCCAGAAGAGTTGATTGGACAGAAATACTTTCAAGAGATGAGAGAATCCGAGAAATgcatctctgaacttcagttaGTCTCACCAAGCAGACTCTCACAGTGCACGATGAGCTGGGGCCACCTTAGTTACTCACCTGTTGGAACTGAGCAGGAATGGGTTTTGCATAAGGAACTTTCTTCTGAGGCACTTTTTTCTGATCCTTTTGCATCACTTCCTCCATCCCCCAATCTAAACCTGGAATTGTcatttcaatttcatttgattcATCTTTCCCTGTAATCATAAAGATAAGTAGttagcaagaaaatgaaaagaaagtggcTACTTCACcaataaacacattttagaaGAACAGATTTTAAATGTTATGCAGCTTACATCACTCATATCAACATTTCTCAACATAAATCATTTTGgcgttttcaaaataatttaatatcatGAAGATAAGAAACAGatctacaaaaatgaaatttataggTACAACTCTTACCCATCTGCTCTTGTTCCATGGCTAATTTGAGTTGCTCCGGGATTCCCATCCCTGGAATTACTGCCAGGCTATTAGGTTCAAGGTCATCTATATATAAGAATACATCCATTGTcaatagaaattttataaatgtagtgGCTCAATACAATTAAcacctttataaaaatgaaacctaTTGCTGGTGATTTACaaattaataaactataaaactaaaattcGTTTTGTAAAATCTTTTCAATACTAACACTTTTATAACAGAATATCAGGTTTCCAAGAAGGATAAATGTGTAAGAGCCTCACCATATTCTACTCCATCTTCAGACATTCCTGGTAATAGGTTTAAATTATATCGATCTCGCATTTTATCACCTGGCCGGTTTCGGGTCCAGAATTTGCTGTCAACATAAAAGTAATTGAATGGGGAAGGGCGGGAAAATGGTTTCAGTGTATTTCTGGGACATAACAGTACTAAGCAGTCCCCTGGTAAACACAATAGTTTTACAatgcttttcctctaaaaatttaaaatgtagaaagattttttaaaatccgaAGGCAAAACAGAATTTGAATAACAAAGTCATATCCAATACCCAATCTCCTTCTTgtgatatatgtatttataaaccACTACAAAAATGTTCCTAAAAATAAGATAGAATACACATGAATACATTGATCTaccaataaaaatatgtatttatttccctcTGCTCTATGAATACAGTCATTCCTCATTACTTTCTATAATGCTTACCTGGTGTGGTCGTTGGAGCCGGAGCAGAGAATATGCCCAAGAGGGTGCCAAGCCAGACTCCAGATCATCCCTTCGTGGGCCATCTCCATCCCACCCACCTCTTTTTCTACCCTGTAACAGCACCACAGAAAAAAGTCTTTCTCacaaaagttaccaaaaaaaaaaaaaagagagagagagaaagagacatttttttctagtgtaacACAGCTACCAAAGCCTATTACTTTGAATCTGGTCAAGTCCACATGTTTCATGAGTACTGATTTGTCATCAGTAATATATTCTTTTAGCCAAAGAGCACTTCAGAGAGGAAAATGCTTCAAGAATGTAAGAAGTCTCTGATACAGGACATATGAACACtcagaaaaaatacaaacattaccatattttatactttcaggTGCTCTCTTCATAAAATATACTTCTTTATATAATAAGTGTTACATACCCAACATGCCAGAATAACAAAGAGCCATCAGACCCTCCACTGGCAAAAAGTCCTTCGTGAACAGGATGCCAGGCCACAgctgtaaaacaaaaacatggggAAAGACAAAATTATTAGGACCTCAGAAAATTAGCAGGCAGTAGTCAAAATGAGAAGTCTATCTGACTGCCACTGACCTGTGGCTTCTTTCTTATGACCTCGGAAGACTTGAAGCTCTTCTTTCAGGTTGCGAATGTCAAAAAGTTTACAGAGATGGTCACGTGATGCTGTGAGTAGCCAATTGCCATTGAGATTTAATTTCACTTCCATCACTGTGTTTTTATGGGCATGACTAGAAACAAAGTACCAAGAAAACCATCTTTCAGAATTCAAAACAAGTCTAAATTGATATAGCAGCCATTTTTGTTGAAAGGCACATGGGTCAAGATGGCAAGAGGGTTAGCCTAGAGGTAATAAAGCATGAAGTAGTAACATTACAGGACCACAGTTAAACGTACATTTGAAAGAAACAGGTCAATGACAGAAACAATGTCCGTTACCTAAGCATTGCTTTCTTTAACCAATTAAAAAGCAGAGCTTCAATTGGAGAGAAAAGTTTATCTGTGAAGCACAGGAAGCACTTGAATACATAAATTACTATTCAATAAAGctcattaaactttaaaaattcaatgaagcTCCTCTCATTACGactaagcataaaaaaggacacagggTAGTTTGAGGGTTTATGTGAACTCGAGACAGTGATGAGGCCTGCACAATGCATGTCTCTCAGGAACACCATTCCTGAGGCATTTGAGTTGGCCGCAGCCATTGGAGGTGTGCAGCACGGCAGCCTGGCTCCAACCAGCTCATTCTGTGTAGCTTCCCAATCAGAAGGACTGGGGTATAGCTGTTTGGTCAAAAAAACATTAACAACGTATTTGTATCACTGTGAATGTTTACAGATAATgcaaacagaaaattttattatgtagCTGAATCACAAGTAAGCACCTCAGACCAAAAAAAAGGCGGGGgagactgatttaaaaatggggggaaagcATCTCTATAGATGTAGTGAGATGGAGAAAGCTGGGCTATCTGTCTAGTGAGTGGCAAACATATCGACTCCGTACAGTGCCGAAAGGTGTTGAGAATAGTCATACtacctcaccctcctccccaccgcCCACCTCTGTGGTACCCAAATTAAATTCAGACATATATGGCAGAACAAAAATCAAGCCTTACTTCAttgcaaattcagagacagatCATATTTAATTAATAAGAAGGCTTATAGATACAAGTCCATCTGTTGTCTACACTGCTTTCTCAGGAATAcatgaaaggagagaaagctaAATGTTAAAGAACACAGGCAGGTTTGTTTC is a genomic window of Rhinolophus ferrumequinum isolate MPI-CBG mRhiFer1 unplaced genomic scaffold, mRhiFer1_v1.p scaffold_84_arrow_ctg1, whole genome shotgun sequence containing:
- the WDR33 gene encoding pre-mRNA 3' end processing protein WDR33 isoform X2, with amino-acid sequence MATEIGSPPRFFHMPRFQHQAPRQLFYKRPDFAQQQAMQQLTFDGKRMRKAVNRKTIDYNPSVIKYLENRIWQRDQRDMRAIQPDAGYYNDLVPPIGMLNNPMNAVTTKFVRTSTNKVKCPVFVVRWTPEGRRLVTGASSGEFTLWNGLTFNFETILQAHDSPVRAMTWSHNDMWMLTADHGGYVKYWQSNMNNVKMFQAHKEAIREASFSPTDNKFATCSDDGTVRIWDFLRCHEERILRGHGADVKCVDWHPTKGLVVSGSKDSQQPIKFWDPKTGQSLATLHAHKNTVMEVKLNLNGNWLLTASRDHLCKLFDIRNLKEELQVFRGHKKEATAVAWHPVHEGLFASGGSDGSLLFWHVGVEKEVGGMEMAHEGMIWSLAWHPLGHILCSGSNDHTSKFWTRNRPGDKMRDRYNLNLLPGMSEDGVEYDDLEPNSLAVIPGMGIPEQLKLAMEQEQMGKDESNEIEMTIPGLDWGMEEVMQKDQKKVPQKKVPYAKPIPAQFQQAWMQNKVPIPAPNEVLNDRKEDIKLEEKKKTQAEIEQEMATLQYTNPQLLEQLKIERLAQKQAEQIQPPPSSGTPLLGPQPFPGQSPMSQIPQGFQQPHPSQQMPMNMAQMGPPGPQGQFRPPGPQGQMGPQGPPLHQGGGGPQGFMGPQGPQGPPQGLPRPQDMHGPQGMQRHPGPHGPLGPQGPPGPQGNSGPQGHMGPQGPPGPQGHIGPQGPPGPQGHMGPQGPPGTQGMQGPPGPRGMQGPPHPHGIQGGPGSQGIQGPVSQGPLMGLNPRGMQGPPGPRENQGPAPQGMMMGHPPQEMRGPHPSSGLLGHGPQEMRGPQEMRGMQGPPPQGSLLGPPQELRGPAGSQGQQGLPQGSLGPPPQGGMPGPPGPQGQQNPARGPHPSQGPIPFQQQKTALLGDGPRAPFNQEGQNAGPPPLIPGLGQQGAQGRIPPLNPGQGPGPNKGDSRGPPNHHLGPMSERRHEQSGPEHGPDRGPFRGGQDCRGPPDRRGPHPDFPDEFSRPDDFHPDKRFGHRLREFEGRGGPLPQEEKWRRGGPGPPFPPDHREFSEGDGRGAARGPPGVWEGRRPGDERFPRDPEDPRFRARREESFRRGAPPRHEGRAPPRGRDGFPGPEDFGPEESFDASEEAARGRDLRGRGRAAPRGGRKGLLPTPDEFPRFEGGRKPDSWDGNRDSGPGHEHFRDAPRPEHPPHDGHSPASRERSSSLQGMDMASLPPRKRPWHDGPATSEHREMEAPGVPSEDRGGKAHQSSPSGLRAQLLHTAPPPAFRNLLCSSSAVCRGAQR
- the WDR33 gene encoding pre-mRNA 3' end processing protein WDR33 isoform X3 — encoded protein: MATEIGSPPRFFHMPRFQHQAPRQLFYKRPDFAQQQAMQQLTFDGKRMRKAVNRKTIDYNPSVIKYLENRIWQRDQRDMRAIQPDAGYYNDLVPPIGMLNNPMNAVTTKFVRTSTNKVKCPVFVVRWTPEGRRLVTGASSGEFTLWNGLTFNFETILQAHDSPVRAMTWSHNDMWMLTADHGGYVKYWQSNMNNVKMFQAHKEAIREASFSPTDNKFATCSDDGTVRIWDFLRCHEERILRGHGADVKCVDWHPTKGLVVSGSKDSQQPIKFWDPKTGQSLATLHAHKNTVMEVKLNLNGNWLLTASRDHLCKLFDIRNLKEELQVFRGHKKEATAVAWHPVHEGLFASGGSDGSLLFWHVGVEKEVGGMEMAHEGMIWSLAWHPLGHILCSGSNDHTSKFWTRNRPGDKMRDRYNLNLLPGMSEDGVEYDDLEPNSLAVIPGMGIPEQLKLAMEQEQMGKDESNEIEMTIPGLDWGMEEVMQKDQKKVPQKKVPYAKPIPAQFQQAWMQNKVPIPAPNEVLNDRKEDIKLEEKKKTQAEIEQEMATLQYTNPQLLEQLKIERLAQKQAEQIQPPPSSGTPLLGPQPFPGQSPMSQIPQGFQQPHPSQQMPMNMAQMGPPGPQGQFRPPGPQGQMGPQGPPLHQGGGGPQGFMGPQGPQGPPQGLPRPQDMHGPQGMQRHPGPHGPLGPQGPPGPQGNSGPQGHMGPQGPPGPQGHIGPQGPPGPQGHMGPQGPPGTQGMQGPPGPRGMQGPPHPHGIQGGPGSQGIQGPVSQGPLMGLNPRGMQGPPGPRENQGPAPQGMMMGHPPQEMRGPHPSSGLLGHGPQEMRGPQEMRGMQGPPPQGSLLGPPQELRGPAGSQGQQGLPQGSLGPPPQGGMPGPPGPQGQQNPARGPHPSQGPIPFQQQKTALLGDGPRAPFNQEGQNAGPPPLIPGLGQQGAQGRIPPLNPGQGPGPNKASEEEPPRGMKAVLPQEEGMVFLVLKILVQRRVLMLLRKPPEEEICGDEAGLPLEEEGRVYFPLLMSSLALKEDGNQIHGMEIETQGQVMSTSVMPPAPSIPLTMVTPQLAENGPLLSRAWTWHPCHPESAPGMMGQRPLSTEKWKPQGFLLRIAEAKAEGAQDLPKECQNPGAPAPWMEITMTDTTEMNLLGALRAVGPLLGGPGVAVTGVEGVT
- the WDR33 gene encoding pre-mRNA 3' end processing protein WDR33 isoform X1, producing the protein MATEIGSPPRFFHMPRFQHQAPRQLFYKRPDFAQQQAMQQLTFDGKRMRKAVNRKTIDYNPSVIKYLENRIWQRDQRDMRAIQPDAGYYNDLVPPIGMLNNPMNAVTTKFVRTSTNKVKCPVFVVRWTPEGRRLVTGASSGEFTLWNGLTFNFETILQAHDSPVRAMTWSHNDMWMLTADHGGYVKYWQSNMNNVKMFQAHKEAIREASFSPTDNKFATCSDDGTVRIWDFLRCHEERILRGHGADVKCVDWHPTKGLVVSGSKDSQQPIKFWDPKTGQSLATLHAHKNTVMEVKLNLNGNWLLTASRDHLCKLFDIRNLKEELQVFRGHKKEATAVAWHPVHEGLFASGGSDGSLLFWHVGVEKEVGGMEMAHEGMIWSLAWHPLGHILCSGSNDHTSKFWTRNRPGDKMRDRYNLNLLPGMSEDGVEYDDLEPNSLAVIPGMGIPEQLKLAMEQEQMGKDESNEIEMTIPGLDWGMEEVMQKDQKKVPQKKVPYAKPIPAQFQQAWMQNKVPIPAPNEVLNDRKEDIKLEEKKKTQAEIEQEMATLQYTNPQLLEQLKIERLAQKQAEQIQPPPSSGTPLLGPQPFPGQSPMSQIPQGFQQPHPSQQMPMNMAQMGPPGPQGQFRPPGPQGQMGPQGPPLHQGGGGPQGFMGPQGPQGPPQGLPRPQDMHGPQGMQRHPGPHGPLGPQGPPGPQGNSGPQGHMGPQGPPGPQGHIGPQGPPGPQGHMGPQGPPGTQGMQGPPGPRGMQGPPHPHGIQGGPGSQGIQGPVSQGPLMGLNPRGMQGPPGPRENQGPAPQGMMMGHPPQEMRGPHPSSGLLGHGPQEMRGPQEMRGMQGPPPQGSLLGPPQELRGPAGSQGQQGLPQGSLGPPPQGGMPGPPGPQGQQNPARGPHPSQGPIPFQQQKTALLGDGPRAPFNQEGQNAGPPPLIPGLGQQGAQGRIPPLNPGQGPGPNKGDSRGPPNHHLGPMSERRHEQSGPEHGPDRGPFRGGQDCRGPPDRRGPHPDFPDEFSRPDDFHPDKRFGHRLREFEGRGGPLPQEEKWRRGGPGPPFPPDHREFSEGDGRGAARGPPGVWEGRRPGDERFPRDPEDPRFRARREESFRRGAPPRHEGRAPPRGRDGFPGPEDFGPEESFDASEEAARGRDLRGRGRAAPRGGRKGLLPTPDEFPRFEGGRKPDSWDGNRDSGPGHEHFRDAPRPEHPPHDGHSPASRERSSSLQGMDMASLPPRKRPWHDGPATSEHREMEAPGVPSEDRGGKGRGGPGPSQRVPKSGRSSSLDGDHHDGYHRDEPFGGPPGSGTPSRGARSGSNWGRGSNLNSGPPRRGASRGGGRGR